The following proteins are encoded in a genomic region of Salvelinus namaycush isolate Seneca chromosome 12, SaNama_1.0, whole genome shotgun sequence:
- the LOC120056631 gene encoding E3 SUMO-protein ligase ZBED1-like: MAEGSDSALEIFQPSKRTKSEVWSYFGFYKSAEGNLIEDGHPVCRTCNNNKITAKGDNTSNLLSHLHDQHPLLYSECKSGRLQSGRAAGKPSDATVPSSSTAGIQTLQQAFKRQAAYAPTSKNAQGLTAALSYYIAKDMMPFQIVEKPGFLRLMKVAVTHYKVPSQTLLSKTEIKDLNNQVKADVGKSLAQGTWFAATTDLWTSKSGGGQPYISFTIHYLTPDWQLESNCLELQFFPEDHSAHIIRGFFENMLEEWGINKKDLVCITTDNATNMIKAFEEFPDLWLGCFGHNLNLAISKALKIQG, from the exons ATGGCGGAAGGCAGTGACAGCGCTCTGGAGATTTTTCAGCCTTCTAAGAGGACCAAATCTGAAGTGTGGTCGTATTTTGGGTTTTACAAGAGTGCTGAGGGAAACTTAATCGAAGATGGTCACCCTGTCTGCAgaacatgcaacaacaacaaaatcactGCGAAAGGGGACAACACTTCAAATCTCTTGAGTCATCTTCATGACCAACACCCACTACTTTATAGCGAATGCAAG AGTGGGCGTTTACAGAGTGGGCGTGCAGCAGGCAAACCCAGTGATGCTACTGTTCCATCCTCATCTACAGCTGGGATACAGACACTCCAGCAAGCATTTAAAAGGCAGGCTGCTTATGCACCAACATCAAAAAATGCTCAAGGCCTCACTGCAGCCCTTTCATATTACATTGCAAAGGACATGATGCCGTTTCAAATTGTTGAGAAGCCTGGCTTTCTGAGGCTGATGAAGGTTGCCGTGACTCACTACAAAGTGCCATCACAAACATTACTTTCCAAGACTGAAATCAAAGACCTGAACAACCAGGTTAAAGCTGATGTTGGAAAAAGTTTGGCTCAAGGCACATGGTTTGCTGCAACTACTGACCTCTGGACCAGTAAAAGCGGGGGTGGTCAACCCTACATCAGCTTCACTATCCATTACCTCACCCCAGACTGGCAACTGGAATCAAACTGCCTGGAATTACAGTTCTTTCCAGAAGATCACTCGGCTCACATCATCAGAGGATTTTTTGAGAATATGCTGGAAGAGTGGGGGATCAACAAGAAAGACCTGGTCTGCATaaccacagacaacgcaacaaaCATGATCAAGGCTTTTGAAGAGTTCCCAGATCTGTGGCTTGGGTGCTTTGGCCATAATTTGAACCTGGCCATCTCAAAGGCTCTGAAAATTCAGGGTTGA
- the LOC120056632 gene encoding ADP/ATP translocase 2-like — translation MNETAISFAKDFLAGGISAAISETAVAPIERVKLLLQVQHANKRITKEMQYKGIVDCITRIPKEEGFLAFWRGNLANVIRAFPSQALNFAFKDKYKSVFLDGVDKRKQFWRYFAGNLASGGAAGATSLCFVYPLDFTRTRLGADVGKARMREYNGLADCLVKTFRSDGLRGLYQGFTVSIQGIIIYRGSYFGMYDTAKGMLPDPKNTSILVSWAIAQSVTAVAGLTAYPFDTVRRRMMMQSGHKSADIMYLGTIDCWMKIARDEGGKAFFKGGWANVLRGMGSAFVLVFYDELKKVL, via the exons ATGAATGAGACCGCAATTTCTTTCGCAAAGGATTTCTTGGCTGGTGGAATCTCCGCTGCCATCTCCGAAACTGCGGTTGCTCCCATCGAGAGAGTCAAGCTTCTCCTTCAG GTCCAACATGCCAACAAGCGGATTACAAAAGAAATGCAGTACAAGGGTATCGTCGATTGCATTACCCGCATTCCCAAGGAAGAGGGCTTCCTTGCCTTCTGGAGAGGTAACCTGGCCAATGTCATCAGAGCCTTTCCCTCCCAGGCCCTCAACTTCGCCTTCAAAGACAAATACAAGAGTGTCTTCCTTGACGGCGTAGACAAGCGCAAGCAGTTCTGGAGGTACTTCGCTGGCAACCTGGCCTCTGGTGGTGCTGCAGGAGCCACCTCCCTTTGCTTCGTCTACCCTCTTGATTTCACCAGAACCCGTCTGGGAGCTGATGTTGGAAAGGCCAGAATGAGGGAGTACAATGGTCTAGCAGACTGCTTGGTGAAGACATTCAGGAGTGACGGTCTGAGGGGTCTGTACCAGGGCTTCACAGTGTCTATACAAGGCATCATCATCTACAGAGGTTCCTACTTCGGCATGTATGACACAGCTAAAG GTATGTTGCCAGACCCAAAGAATACTTCCATCTTAGTGAGCTGGGCAATCGCTCAGTCTGTAACTGCTGTGGCCGGCCTGACGGCCTACCCCTTCGACACAGTCCGTCGTCGTATGATGATGCAGTCTGGCCATAAAAGCG CTGATATCATGTATCTTGGGACCATTGACTGCTGGATGAAGATTGCTCGTGATGAGGGTGGAAAGGCCTTCTTCAAGGGAGGCTGGGCCAATGTTCTCCGAGGCATGGGTAGTGCCTTTGTGCTGGTCTTTTACGATGAGCTCAAGAAAGTTCTCTAA